The Zobellia alginiliquefaciens genome contains a region encoding:
- a CDS encoding DUF5004 domain-containing protein, which produces MRRKLIFVLTAVLCNGLFLACDSTDNSIDCPEDFTGALTTNEEKLPGDWVLTAMTADTEVDLTNDQTDNPSMDLFAQYEDCQKDARYSFGANRTYLYLQSQNAENCDNEVTLGGTWQLTEDLLSLTGSCSVSNIPLNFKDDATAFSFTETFNIADAEGKTIQANVTFTYTLTEL; this is translated from the coding sequence ATGAGAAGAAAACTTATTTTTGTATTGACCGCTGTTCTTTGCAACGGATTGTTTTTAGCCTGTGATTCTACGGATAATAGTATTGACTGCCCTGAGGATTTTACCGGCGCTTTGACCACAAATGAAGAAAAACTGCCTGGTGATTGGGTGCTGACCGCTATGACGGCCGATACCGAAGTAGACCTGACCAATGACCAAACGGACAACCCCTCTATGGACCTTTTTGCACAGTACGAAGATTGCCAAAAGGATGCCAGGTATTCCTTTGGCGCCAACCGTACCTATCTATACCTACAAAGCCAAAATGCCGAAAATTGCGATAACGAGGTTACCCTTGGCGGTACCTGGCAACTTACGGAAGACCTATTGTCTTTAACCGGCTCTTGTAGCGTGAGCAATATTCCGTTGAACTTTAAAGATGATGCTACCGCTTTCTCTTTTACGGAAACTTTTAATATTGCGGATGCCGAAGGTAAAACCATACAGGCCAACGTAACCTTTACCTATACGCTTACCGAGTTATAA
- a CDS encoding DUF3644 domain-containing protein, with amino-acid sequence MAVKYNEKQKLTLQFLQEMEKEDIEFTDLELANASTYPLGASLRAKLSRNEFGEFIVKKSNGLFKAQNTIGISINDYALRVSSKYRHANPVKHSTANSTLKLSNTLLDKSVQAALAAIEIYNKPDFGYREETFSILLVNAWEVLLKAKILKDNDEKIESLYIAHKENAGVFIKSKSGNYRTITIGRALSLINLDETLRANLSILVELRDNAIHFRNESPILNTKLLEVGTASLLSYLEMCKEWFQKDLSKYNFYVMPMSFFHPHELKSYSVNKDSIQNQNLLRYIGKKENSFPHDPISQHSISLRLETKFVKSKMQINPDDPDAISVVVDEEDAFTKTYIWGCKEHLVPALKKRYLDFKVNPVFWSLLKTLKQNPKFCRVRYLNAKTKTGTKQEWYNPNIIREIDRHYTKK; translated from the coding sequence ATGGCAGTTAAATATAACGAGAAACAAAAACTAACTCTTCAATTTCTACAGGAAATGGAAAAAGAGGATATAGAATTCACTGACCTTGAGCTTGCAAATGCCTCCACTTACCCTTTAGGTGCTTCCCTGCGTGCAAAATTGAGTCGCAATGAATTTGGAGAGTTCATAGTAAAAAAAAGCAATGGTCTATTCAAAGCTCAAAACACTATTGGAATTAGCATAAATGATTATGCCCTAAGAGTTAGCTCTAAATATAGGCATGCAAACCCCGTTAAACATTCAACCGCAAATTCTACCTTAAAATTATCAAATACACTACTTGATAAAAGTGTGCAAGCCGCCTTGGCGGCTATTGAAATATATAATAAACCCGATTTTGGTTATCGTGAAGAAACTTTTTCTATTCTGTTAGTAAATGCTTGGGAGGTTTTATTAAAAGCAAAAATTTTAAAAGATAACGATGAAAAAATAGAATCACTATATATTGCTCATAAAGAAAATGCCGGAGTTTTCATTAAGTCTAAATCAGGGAATTATAGAACCATAACTATTGGCAGAGCATTAAGTTTAATCAATCTGGATGAAACATTAAGAGCCAACCTCTCTATTCTTGTCGAACTTAGAGACAACGCAATTCATTTTCGGAATGAAAGTCCAATTTTAAACACAAAACTTCTGGAAGTTGGTACTGCAAGTCTTTTAAGTTATTTAGAAATGTGTAAAGAATGGTTTCAAAAAGATTTAAGTAAATACAACTTTTATGTAATGCCAATGTCCTTTTTTCATCCACACGAACTTAAAAGTTATTCCGTGAATAAGGATAGTATTCAAAATCAAAATTTACTTAGATATATTGGTAAAAAGGAAAATAGCTTTCCTCATGACCCGATATCACAACATAGTATTAGCCTGAGATTGGAAACAAAATTCGTTAAAAGTAAAATGCAAATCAACCCAGATGATCCAGATGCTATATCTGTTGTAGTGGATGAGGAGGATGCTTTTACCAAGACTTATATTTGGGGTTGCAAAGAGCACCTAGTACCTGCATTAAAAAAAAGATACCTCGATTTTAAAGTTAACCCTGTATTTTGGAGCCTTTTAAAAACACTCAAACAAAATCCTAAATTTTGTAGAGTACGCTACCTGAATGCTAAGACAAAAACAGGTACAAAACAAGAATGGTACAACCCCAATATTATACGTGAAATTGACCGGCACTATACCAAAAAATAA
- a CDS encoding DUF808 domain-containing protein produces the protein MASGFFALLDDIATLMDDVAAMSKITAKKTAGILGDDLAVNAEKASGFMSEREIPVLWAISKGSMINKLIILPVAFLLSAFLPAAITVALILGGLYLAYEGAEKIYEIFVPHDDASHNTVSAEMTEADILALEKERVKAAIVTDFILSVEIIIIALGAVAAEPLSIQIPVVSLIALIATVGVYGIVALIVRMDEFGLRLINLNEEENSFSDKVGRLLVSALPWVIKSLSIIGTIALLLVAGGIFAHNIHFFHDFLHQLPDIVKEFLVGLIVGFVVLLLVMGVKKIIRLFKGKKH, from the coding sequence ATGGCCTCCGGATTTTTTGCGTTACTAGATGATATTGCCACCCTAATGGATGATGTGGCCGCTATGAGTAAAATTACCGCTAAAAAAACGGCTGGTATTCTGGGCGATGATTTAGCCGTAAATGCGGAGAAAGCCTCTGGGTTTATGTCCGAGCGGGAGATTCCCGTGCTCTGGGCCATCTCCAAGGGTTCTATGATAAACAAGCTGATTATTCTTCCCGTTGCCTTTTTACTCAGTGCTTTTCTGCCTGCGGCTATTACCGTGGCCTTAATTTTAGGTGGACTCTATTTGGCCTATGAAGGAGCAGAAAAAATATATGAAATCTTTGTGCCGCACGATGATGCTTCCCACAACACCGTAAGTGCTGAAATGACGGAAGCGGATATTCTTGCTTTGGAAAAGGAACGTGTTAAGGCCGCTATTGTAACGGACTTTATTCTTTCGGTAGAAATTATAATTATAGCTTTAGGCGCCGTTGCCGCAGAACCACTTTCTATACAGATACCCGTGGTGTCGTTAATTGCTCTCATTGCTACGGTGGGAGTTTACGGTATTGTTGCCCTTATTGTGCGTATGGATGAATTTGGTTTAAGACTTATCAACCTTAATGAGGAAGAGAATAGCTTTTCTGACAAAGTAGGTAGACTGCTAGTGAGTGCCCTACCTTGGGTTATTAAGAGTTTATCCATAATAGGTACCATTGCACTGCTATTGGTAGCCGGTGGTATTTTTGCACACAACATTCATTTCTTCCATGACTTTTTACACCAACTTCCGGATATTGTAAAAGAATTTTTAGTGGGACTTATAGTGGGCTTTGTGGTGCTCCTGCTGGTTATGGGCGTAAAGAAAATCATCCGTTTATTTAAGGGGAAGAAACATTAA
- a CDS encoding RNA polymerase sigma factor — protein sequence MWKAQDNHLRTKMQTTKKERFIGLIDEHKKIIYKIVNSYCANPADRKDLEQEIIIQLWDAFDKYNPEFKYSTWMYRIALNTAISYYRKEKKWHTKTDSFDNATIFHLRTEETEHREQMNKKVEMLQHFIQSLNELNKALMLLYLEEKSHSEIAEILGISKTNVATKIGRIKLKLKNEFLKNLNYETE from the coding sequence ATGTGGAAAGCACAAGACAATCATTTAAGAACCAAGATGCAGACGACTAAAAAAGAGCGATTCATAGGTTTAATAGATGAGCACAAAAAAATCATCTATAAAATTGTGAACTCGTATTGTGCCAACCCAGCGGACCGAAAAGACCTTGAACAAGAAATTATTATTCAATTGTGGGACGCCTTTGACAAATACAATCCGGAATTTAAATATAGCACCTGGATGTATCGCATTGCACTGAATACGGCCATCTCCTACTATAGAAAAGAGAAGAAGTGGCACACTAAAACGGACTCTTTTGACAACGCCACTATTTTTCATCTTAGGACAGAAGAAACGGAGCACCGGGAGCAAATGAACAAAAAGGTTGAAATGTTACAGCATTTTATTCAATCGTTGAATGAGCTGAACAAAGCCTTAATGCTGCTATACCTAGAAGAGAAAAGCCATAGTGAAATTGCCGAAATACTAGGGATTAGCAAAACAAACGTAGCGACAAAAATAGGTCGCATAAAACTTAAATTAAAAAACGAATTTTTAAAAAATCTGAATTATGAAACCGAATGA
- a CDS encoding RidA family protein, whose translation MNPKENLKKLNLELPEVSTPGGSYVSVNIRENIAYTAIQFPIHNEEYLYQGRLGNEITTEQGYKAMELCALNVLAQVDHKIGFDKIVGLNHMDAYFQAGEHWDDSPIVVNGASDLFVNVLEEKGKHSRAIFGVERLPRNFSVGLTATFTILTG comes from the coding sequence ATGAACCCAAAAGAAAATCTAAAAAAGCTGAACCTTGAACTCCCTGAGGTATCAACGCCAGGAGGAAGCTACGTTTCGGTCAACATTCGAGAAAACATAGCCTATACAGCAATTCAATTTCCTATACACAATGAAGAATACCTGTATCAAGGAAGGCTAGGAAATGAGATTACCACAGAACAGGGATATAAGGCAATGGAATTGTGTGCCTTAAATGTCTTGGCACAAGTAGACCATAAAATCGGTTTTGATAAAATTGTTGGCCTGAACCATATGGATGCCTATTTTCAGGCTGGTGAACATTGGGACGACTCTCCCATTGTAGTAAATGGAGCATCGGATTTATTTGTAAACGTGTTGGAAGAAAAAGGAAAACATTCCAGGGCTATTTTCGGCGTAGAACGATTACCAAGGAATTTTAGTGTAGGGTTAACCGCTACGTTTACCATACTTACGGGGTGA
- a CDS encoding adenylate/guanylate cyclase domain-containing protein — protein sequence MKTGLSPKTRRNISRIIPFGVIWLLVGWIILFTQEVASGSQTSNPNATIHLTLEVFVFASISVLLLGLLVGFIEIFWLKNIFNNRSLAKEIASKMGFYILFFLGVMIVLYPIAASIELDVSPLDSMVWEKFTEWLTGMDFISTLVTLGFSLFLSLFYSEISENLGYGVLTNFFTGKYHIPVEEKRIFMFLDMKSSTTIAENLGHISYFELLKTYYSDFSDAIINNYGEVYQYIGDEIVISWTYENGIKNNHCINCFFAMKDSLAKKAEAYQTKFGVAPTFKAGLHYGKVTTGEIGALKKEIIFTGDVLNTTARIQGLCNSYQVDFIVSQELVSQLNLKYDFVTTALGTTQLRGKEETVELVTIARA from the coding sequence ATGAAAACGGGCCTATCACCTAAAACAAGACGGAATATTAGCCGCATCATTCCTTTTGGTGTCATTTGGCTCCTTGTGGGGTGGATAATTCTGTTTACCCAAGAAGTGGCAAGCGGTAGTCAGACATCTAACCCCAATGCTACCATTCACCTTACTTTAGAGGTGTTTGTGTTTGCCAGTATTTCCGTGCTATTATTGGGTTTGTTGGTGGGGTTTATAGAAATTTTCTGGTTGAAAAATATTTTTAACAATCGGAGTTTGGCCAAGGAAATTGCTTCTAAAATGGGATTCTATATCCTCTTTTTTTTGGGGGTAATGATAGTGCTCTATCCTATAGCGGCCAGTATTGAGTTGGACGTTTCCCCACTGGATTCAATGGTTTGGGAAAAGTTTACCGAATGGCTTACGGGAATGGATTTTATAAGCACCTTGGTTACTTTGGGGTTCAGCTTGTTTCTTTCGCTCTTCTATTCGGAAATCAGTGAGAACCTTGGCTATGGCGTACTGACCAATTTTTTCACCGGAAAATACCATATACCGGTGGAGGAAAAACGCATTTTTATGTTTTTGGATATGAAGTCTTCCACAACCATAGCAGAAAATCTGGGACACATTTCCTATTTTGAATTGCTTAAAACCTACTACTCGGATTTCTCGGATGCCATTATAAATAACTACGGAGAGGTCTACCAATACATTGGCGATGAGATTGTAATTTCTTGGACCTACGAAAACGGAATAAAGAACAACCATTGCATCAACTGCTTTTTTGCCATGAAAGACAGCCTAGCAAAAAAAGCGGAAGCCTACCAAACTAAATTTGGAGTGGCTCCCACTTTTAAAGCAGGTCTGCATTATGGAAAGGTAACTACCGGAGAAATTGGGGCACTCAAAAAAGAGATTATTTTTACCGGAGATGTGCTTAATACTACGGCACGTATTCAAGGGTTGTGCAATAGTTACCAAGTAGATTTTATTGTTTCTCAAGAGCTGGTCAGCCAACTAAACCTAAAATACGACTTTGTAACTACGGCTTTGGGCACGACCCAATTACGGGGTAAAGAAGAAACCGTAGAACTGGTGACGATTGCCCGTGCCTAG
- the bamE gene encoding outer membrane protein assembly factor BamE domain-containing protein: MQKYLPLLILTIFLSSCGINKKHLKQNLSTSYQLSPGMSKAEVEKIMGQPAKSDFSKNVEEWHYCKTGMGSDEFIALFFYEGNLIEKLNYTVTLADARGATGSCEKFIKMGNYREPSQVLEIRMR, from the coding sequence ATGCAAAAATATCTACCACTTTTAATCCTAACTATATTTTTATCCTCTTGTGGTATTAACAAAAAGCACCTTAAACAAAATCTATCTACATCATATCAACTGAGTCCAGGAATGTCAAAGGCAGAAGTAGAAAAAATCATGGGTCAACCAGCTAAAAGTGATTTTTCAAAAAATGTGGAAGAATGGCATTATTGCAAGACAGGTATGGGATCTGACGAGTTTATAGCACTTTTCTTTTATGAAGGTAACCTAATTGAAAAATTAAATTACACAGTGACATTAGCAGATGCTAGAGGAGCGACAGGTTCTTGTGAGAAATTTATTAAAATGGGAAATTATCGAGAGCCAAGTCAAGTGTTAGAAATAAGAATGAGGTAA
- a CDS encoding Ig-like domain-containing protein, whose protein sequence is MIKSYKFLMYFVMMLAILIACTKEVNLVTEVEFDLLGDNTEEGYVKESLPTVLTVSPEEILEGITYSFKYTVEEGEGFFEDDNGEPLVPGEMYTFDGLSRNLNYIGSEAGEHKILFQAEDSYGFTEELELMYTFANVPVTWTATAADKELLVGGGTIITVILGDEGAEYTSYDRNYNITMGSGEWTKEDGTGLETDAYVQIVPGTYRYNFVANELGRIVLTFDLQDGNGQVITTEVVLEVVEELSSGENNILTFSLPEQIGTAIIDSDNHTISVTVPEGSDRNIAPSVLTVSEGATVSPGVEEQQDFMSPVVYTVTAENGDDKEWTVTVTEQAIAIEITSFSINGVEGSITDTEIMVELPAGTDVTALVPTIEFIGESVNPMSGVEQDFSNPVTYTVMEGSMTKVYSVTVTTVANEPPTANDFTVNVITNSVNNSIDMEPHIGDPENDNLTVGIGTGPANGTATISGTVITYTPDNGFSGEDEITYTVNDGNNPAVSGTLTIEVNAAVNEPPTANDFTATVDANSSNNAIDVSGEINDPENDNLTVGIGTGPANGTATISGTVITYTPDNGFSGDDEIIYTVNDGNNPAVSGTLTIEVNAAVNEPPTANDFTATVDANSSNNAIELSGEINDPENENLIVDIGSGPFNGNATISGTIISYTPNNGFSGNDIINYTVNDGSNPAVSGTLTIQVNAVPNEPPRANDFTVTVNGNSSNNAIELSGEINDPENDNLAVGIGTGPTNGNATISGTIISYTPNNGFSGEDEITYTVNDGNNPEVSATLTITVMNIDPDAVASGPSSAAPNSVVLFAGNGSSDPNGDTLTYSWDFGDGNTSTQMNPSHTYTNTGDYDVELTVNDGNGGSDSVTISITIETPTTFDPVTGRYTAPSGTQINVKLESIGTGKGNATLRAHTGSNQTGTSLLFLQTTWDEPVNSSFIDEDNGSFTMPPSGEVYFYGRHFSIIPQADSFVSIDDGSSMKSHTMTENSEIQ, encoded by the coding sequence ATGATCAAGAGCTATAAATTTTTGATGTATTTTGTTATGATGTTGGCCATCCTTATCGCGTGTACGAAGGAGGTTAACCTTGTAACTGAAGTAGAGTTCGACCTATTGGGCGATAATACGGAGGAAGGATATGTTAAAGAATCTCTTCCAACGGTATTAACTGTTTCTCCAGAGGAAATTTTAGAGGGAATTACCTATAGTTTTAAATATACGGTAGAGGAAGGGGAAGGCTTTTTTGAGGATGATAACGGAGAACCCTTAGTACCGGGAGAAATGTATACTTTTGATGGGTTGTCCCGGAACCTGAATTATATTGGTTCTGAAGCCGGAGAGCATAAGATTCTCTTTCAAGCAGAAGATTCATATGGCTTTACCGAGGAACTTGAGTTAATGTATACTTTTGCAAATGTGCCTGTAACATGGACGGCCACCGCTGCCGACAAGGAACTTCTTGTGGGAGGGGGTACAATTATTACGGTGATCCTTGGTGATGAAGGAGCTGAATATACCTCGTACGATCGTAATTATAATATTACCATGGGTTCAGGGGAATGGACTAAGGAAGACGGCACGGGACTGGAAACTGATGCGTATGTTCAAATTGTTCCTGGTACTTATCGATATAACTTCGTAGCAAATGAACTGGGCAGGATAGTTCTTACGTTTGATCTTCAGGACGGTAACGGACAAGTGATTACAACAGAGGTGGTCCTTGAAGTAGTGGAGGAACTCTCATCCGGAGAGAATAACATTCTAACTTTTTCTCTACCTGAACAGATTGGTACGGCTATAATCGATTCTGATAACCACACTATATCTGTAACTGTTCCGGAAGGAAGTGACCGGAATATTGCTCCATCGGTACTGACGGTGTCAGAGGGCGCCACAGTCTCACCAGGAGTAGAAGAGCAGCAAGATTTTATGAGTCCGGTTGTCTATACGGTCACAGCAGAGAACGGTGATGATAAAGAGTGGACGGTAACAGTAACGGAGCAAGCTATTGCTATTGAAATAACTTCGTTTAGTATTAATGGAGTAGAAGGAAGTATTACGGACACGGAAATTATGGTAGAATTGCCAGCTGGCACAGATGTCACGGCATTGGTTCCTACCATAGAGTTTATTGGTGAATCGGTGAACCCAATGTCCGGTGTGGAACAGGATTTTAGTAATCCGGTTACGTATACGGTCATGGAAGGTAGTATGACTAAAGTATATTCGGTTACGGTCACTACGGTTGCAAATGAACCACCTACGGCTAATGACTTTACGGTTAATGTTATTACTAATTCTGTTAACAACAGTATTGATATGGAACCGCATATTGGTGATCCAGAAAATGATAATCTTACCGTAGGCATAGGGACAGGCCCTGCCAACGGTACAGCAACTATTTCAGGAACAGTTATCACTTATACTCCGGACAATGGTTTTTCGGGCGAGGATGAAATCACTTACACGGTCAATGACGGAAACAACCCTGCAGTAAGCGGAACGCTAACTATAGAGGTCAATGCGGCGGTAAACGAACCACCTACGGCCAACGATTTTACGGCAACGGTAGATGCTAACTCCAGTAATAATGCCATTGATGTGTCCGGTGAAATCAACGATCCAGAAAATGATAATCTTACCGTAGGTATAGGAACAGGCCCTGCCAACGGTACTGCAACTATTTCAGGAACGGTTATCACTTATACTCCGGACAATGGTTTTTCCGGAGACGATGAAATCATCTATACGGTCAATGACGGAAACAACCCTGCAGTAAGCGGAACGCTAACTATAGAGGTCAATGCGGCGGTAAACGAACCACCTACGGCCAACGATTTTACGGCTACGGTAGATGCTAACTCCAGTAATAATGCCATTGAACTGTCCGGTGAAATTAACGATCCTGAAAATGAGAATCTCATCGTGGACATAGGAAGCGGACCTTTTAATGGCAATGCAACCATCTCCGGAACGATTATCAGCTATACCCCAAACAACGGTTTTTCCGGTAATGACATAATCAACTACACGGTCAATGACGGAAGCAACCCTGCAGTAAGCGGAACGCTAACCATACAAGTCAATGCGGTGCCGAACGAACCGCCTAGGGCCAATGATTTTACGGTTACGGTAAATGGTAACTCTAGCAACAATGCCATTGAACTGTCCGGTGAAATCAATGATCCTGAGAATGACAACCTTGCGGTGGGTATAGGAACTGGCCCTACGAACGGTAATGCCACCATCTCCGGAACAATCATCAGTTATACTCCGAACAATGGTTTTTCCGGCGAGGATGAAATCACTTACACGGTAAATGATGGAAATAACCCTGAAGTAAGTGCAACCCTAACGATAACCGTAATGAATATTGATCCGGATGCGGTAGCTTCGGGCCCTAGTAGTGCTGCGCCTAATTCTGTGGTATTATTTGCAGGGAACGGCTCTTCGGACCCTAACGGAGACACGTTAACCTATTCATGGGATTTTGGTGATGGTAATACTTCAACTCAAATGAATCCATCTCATACCTATACAAATACCGGTGATTACGATGTAGAACTAACGGTTAACGACGGTAATGGGGGAAGTGATTCAGTGACAATTAGCATAACAATAGAAACCCCAACAACATTTGACCCTGTCACAGGTAGGTATACGGCTCCGTCAGGCACTCAAATAAATGTGAAACTTGAATCGATTGGTACGGGCAAAGGTAATGCCACATTAAGAGCGCATACGGGTAGTAATCAGACGGGAACCTCTCTTCTTTTTTTACAAACTACTTGGGACGAACCGGTTAATTCATCATTTATAGATGAAGACAATGGTAGTTTTACAATGCCTCCTAGCGGAGAGGTTTATTTTTATGGAAGACATTTTTCTATTATTCCTCAGGCGGATAGCTTTGTTTCTATAGATGACGGATCATCCATGAAATCACATACTATGACCGAGAATAGTGAGATACAATAG
- the trpB gene encoding tryptophan synthase subunit beta, whose amino-acid sequence MKNHFKTYPDEKGFFEDYGGAFIPPVLEVEMKKITDAYHKISKSHDFIQELRSIRKHYQGRPTPVYYCARLSEKYGARIYLKREDLNHTGAHKLNHCMGEALLAKHLGKKKLIAETGAGQHGVALATAAAYFGLECEIHMGEVDIAKEHPNVVRMKILGATVVPVSHGLKTLKEAVDSAFEAYLKDPVNSIYCIGSVVGPHPFPMMVRDFQRVVGIEAREQFFDMTGELPDNVVACVGGGSNAMGIFSAFLDDEECQLYGVEPAGRSFELGEHAATMKFGTPGIIHGFKCYTLQDEKGEPAPVHSVASGLDYPGVGPEHSMLKDMDKVNYDSANDKDTIDAFYELSRLEGIIPALESAHAVAYALKLAQKEPQKSILVNLSGRGDKDIDFVVDTYGLPKE is encoded by the coding sequence ATGAAAAATCATTTTAAAACATACCCTGACGAAAAAGGTTTCTTTGAAGACTATGGAGGAGCATTTATTCCCCCCGTGCTAGAAGTTGAAATGAAAAAAATAACGGATGCCTATCATAAGATCAGTAAATCTCATGACTTTATTCAAGAATTACGAAGCATAAGAAAACATTATCAAGGTCGTCCTACTCCTGTGTACTATTGTGCACGCCTATCGGAAAAATATGGGGCACGTATCTACCTAAAACGTGAAGACCTAAACCATACCGGAGCGCATAAATTGAACCATTGTATGGGTGAAGCGCTACTTGCCAAACACTTAGGCAAGAAGAAACTCATTGCGGAGACGGGAGCGGGTCAGCATGGGGTAGCATTGGCGACCGCTGCAGCCTATTTTGGTCTGGAGTGCGAAATACACATGGGGGAAGTAGATATCGCAAAAGAACACCCTAATGTGGTCCGGATGAAAATTCTGGGAGCTACCGTTGTTCCTGTTAGCCACGGTTTAAAAACTCTAAAAGAAGCGGTTGATTCTGCTTTTGAAGCGTATCTAAAAGACCCTGTTAATAGCATCTATTGTATTGGGTCTGTAGTGGGGCCTCACCCCTTTCCTATGATGGTACGGGATTTTCAGCGTGTGGTTGGTATTGAAGCCCGCGAACAGTTTTTTGACATGACCGGTGAGCTGCCGGATAATGTTGTGGCCTGTGTTGGCGGAGGAAGTAATGCCATGGGCATATTTTCCGCATTTCTTGATGATGAGGAATGTCAGCTTTATGGTGTAGAACCAGCCGGACGTTCTTTTGAATTGGGCGAACATGCGGCAACCATGAAATTTGGAACTCCGGGAATTATACACGGTTTTAAATGCTACACCCTACAAGATGAAAAAGGAGAGCCGGCACCGGTACACTCCGTTGCCAGCGGTCTTGATTACCCTGGTGTAGGACCAGAACACAGCATGTTGAAGGACATGGACAAGGTTAATTACGACAGTGCCAACGATAAGGATACTATTGATGCCTTTTATGAATTAAGTCGATTAGAAGGTATTATTCCCGCATTGGAAAGTGCGCATGCCGTGGCTTACGCATTGAAATTAGCTCAAAAAGAACCTCAAAAATCGATTTTGGTTAATTTAAGTGGCCGAGGTGATAAAGACATTGATTTTGTTGTGGACACCTACGGTCTGCCTAAGGAATAA
- a CDS encoding lmo0937 family membrane protein, whose product MKYLTYTLIILLIIGWILGFLIFKILGGLIHLLLVVAVLLLIYNWFTVQKNKH is encoded by the coding sequence ATGAAATATCTCACATATACTCTAATAATACTATTGATTATTGGATGGATTTTAGGATTTTTGATCTTTAAGATTTTAGGAGGCCTCATTCACCTGTTATTGGTGGTGGCAGTACTCTTACTAATCTATAATTGGTTTACCGTACAAAAGAACAAACACTAA